A single genomic interval of Myxocyprinus asiaticus isolate MX2 ecotype Aquarium Trade chromosome 19, UBuf_Myxa_2, whole genome shotgun sequence harbors:
- the ubxn2a gene encoding UBX domain-containing protein 2A isoform X1: MIKDIESRERVQDDTWCEGAQNDEEEEDEEASPIRSSFSVEDLLDEVEKISSVASSGKKVEIVVRLWKNGFTVNDEDLRSYSLEENQEFLEAIKRGELPLELEGRAEDEELEVNMEDMKDEVYVPKKKAFHPFTGRGYRLGSVAPRVVARSRSIHEDCSGPHLPAVELNEDLPVTSLQIWLADGRRLVQRFNLSHRISDVQDFVEQAQRTNAPFILTTSLPFRELRDEGQSLEEADLSNAVIVQRPINSQAPFGHS, from the exons ATGATAAAAGATATTGAATCAAGAGAGAGAGTTCAAGATGACACATG GTGTGAAGGGGCACAAaatgatgaagaggaggaggatgaggaggCCAGCCCTATTAGATCCAGTTTCTCAGTCGAGGATTTGCTCGATGAGGTGGAGAAGATCAGCAGTGTTGCCAGTAGCGGCAAAAAG GTGGAGATTGTAGTGAGActgtggaaaaatggcttcaCAGTAAATGATGAAGATTTACGTAGTTACTCTCTGGAGGAAAACCAAGAATTCTTGGAGGCCATTAAAAGAGG GGAGCTGCCGCTGGAACTAGAAGGAAGAGCCGAAGATGAAGAACTAGAAGTCAATATGGAGGACATGAAAGATGAAGTTTATGTCCCAAAGAAAAAGGCCTTCCACCCGTTTACTGGCAGAGGTTACAGACTAGGAAG TGTGGCCCCACGAGTGGTTGCAAGGTCTCGCTCAATACACGAGGACTGTTCTGGTCCTCATCTCCCAGCAGTGGAGCTGAATGAGGACCTTCCTGTCACCTCTCTTCAGATCTGGCTGGCTGATGGTCGCCGTCTCGTACAGAGGTTTAATTTATCCCATCG GATCAGCGATGTGCAAGATTTTGTGGAGCAGGCCCAGAGAACGAACGCTCCGTTCATCCTGACTACATCCCTGCCGTTCCGCGAGCTGAGAGATGAGGGCCAGAGTTTGGAGGAAGCCGACCTATCAAATGCTGTCATCGTTCAAAGGCCAATCAACTCACAAGCACCGTTTGGTCACTCCTGA
- the ubxn2a gene encoding UBX domain-containing protein 2A isoform X2, which produces MTHALRCEGAQNDEEEEDEEASPIRSSFSVEDLLDEVEKISSVASSGKKVEIVVRLWKNGFTVNDEDLRSYSLEENQEFLEAIKRGELPLELEGRAEDEELEVNMEDMKDEVYVPKKKAFHPFTGRGYRLGSVAPRVVARSRSIHEDCSGPHLPAVELNEDLPVTSLQIWLADGRRLVQRFNLSHRISDVQDFVEQAQRTNAPFILTTSLPFRELRDEGQSLEEADLSNAVIVQRPINSQAPFGHS; this is translated from the exons ATGACACATG CTCTTAGGTGTGAAGGGGCACAAaatgatgaagaggaggaggatgaggaggCCAGCCCTATTAGATCCAGTTTCTCAGTCGAGGATTTGCTCGATGAGGTGGAGAAGATCAGCAGTGTTGCCAGTAGCGGCAAAAAG GTGGAGATTGTAGTGAGActgtggaaaaatggcttcaCAGTAAATGATGAAGATTTACGTAGTTACTCTCTGGAGGAAAACCAAGAATTCTTGGAGGCCATTAAAAGAGG GGAGCTGCCGCTGGAACTAGAAGGAAGAGCCGAAGATGAAGAACTAGAAGTCAATATGGAGGACATGAAAGATGAAGTTTATGTCCCAAAGAAAAAGGCCTTCCACCCGTTTACTGGCAGAGGTTACAGACTAGGAAG TGTGGCCCCACGAGTGGTTGCAAGGTCTCGCTCAATACACGAGGACTGTTCTGGTCCTCATCTCCCAGCAGTGGAGCTGAATGAGGACCTTCCTGTCACCTCTCTTCAGATCTGGCTGGCTGATGGTCGCCGTCTCGTACAGAGGTTTAATTTATCCCATCG GATCAGCGATGTGCAAGATTTTGTGGAGCAGGCCCAGAGAACGAACGCTCCGTTCATCCTGACTACATCCCTGCCGTTCCGCGAGCTGAGAGATGAGGGCCAGAGTTTGGAGGAAGCCGACCTATCAAATGCTGTCATCGTTCAAAGGCCAATCAACTCACAAGCACCGTTTGGTCACTCCTGA